In Lactococcus garvieae subsp. garvieae, the following proteins share a genomic window:
- the uvrC gene encoding excinuclease ABC subunit UvrC: MNNTIKAKLELLPDSPGCYLHKDKNGTVIYVGKAKNLKNRVRSYFHGSHNTKTELLVSEIEDLEWIVVESNIESLVLEINLIQRYKPKYNIMLKDDKYYPFLMITNEKYPRLMITRRVKKDGAMYFGPYPDVKAANEVKRLLDRIFPFRKCGLHEKKVCFYYHIHQCLCPVVNHVDPQVYKDMAQEVKHFLTGDDKKIINELKERMFAASEKMEFEQAAEYRDVINSIGTLRTKQRVMNHDLKDRDVFGYYVDKGWMGVQVFFVRQGKMIQRDVNMFPYYNDAEDDFLTYIGQFYQEAAHMVPKEILVPSEIDAEAVEAVTQTKVLKPSRGEKKQLVAMATKNARTQLQLKFDLLEKDLIKTQGAIENLGKILNIPTPVRIESFDNSNIMGTSPVSAMVVFINGKPSKKDYRKYKIKTVEGADDYASMREVITRRYSRAMREGTALPDLIAMDGGAGQVNAAKAILKEIGLDIPVAGMAKNDKHQTSELLFGDPLEVVPLSRQSQEFFLLQRIQDEVHRFAITFHRQVRGKNTFSSKLDGITGLGPKRKQKLMTTFKSLKAISEADVAQVAEAGVPYDVAERVKEVLSKEN; encoded by the coding sequence ATGAATAACACGATTAAAGCAAAGCTGGAGCTCTTACCAGATAGTCCAGGATGCTATTTACATAAAGATAAAAATGGGACGGTTATCTATGTAGGGAAGGCGAAAAATCTGAAAAATCGCGTACGCTCCTATTTTCATGGCTCCCATAATACAAAGACTGAGCTTTTAGTCAGTGAGATTGAAGATTTAGAATGGATTGTGGTTGAATCAAACATTGAGTCTTTGGTTCTTGAAATTAACTTGATTCAACGATATAAGCCCAAATATAATATCATGCTTAAGGATGATAAGTATTATCCTTTTCTCATGATTACAAATGAAAAATATCCACGTTTGATGATTACCCGTCGTGTCAAGAAAGATGGGGCAATGTATTTTGGACCTTATCCCGATGTTAAAGCAGCCAATGAAGTCAAGCGCCTCTTAGACCGTATCTTTCCTTTTCGAAAATGTGGTTTGCATGAAAAGAAAGTCTGTTTCTATTATCATATCCATCAGTGTCTTTGTCCAGTCGTTAATCATGTAGATCCTCAAGTTTATAAAGACATGGCTCAAGAAGTCAAACATTTTTTAACAGGGGATGATAAAAAAATTATCAATGAACTGAAAGAAAGAATGTTTGCAGCTTCGGAAAAAATGGAATTTGAGCAAGCGGCAGAATACCGTGATGTAATTAATTCTATCGGGACTTTGAGAACGAAACAACGTGTCATGAACCACGATTTAAAAGACCGTGATGTTTTTGGTTACTACGTGGATAAAGGCTGGATGGGTGTGCAGGTCTTCTTCGTACGCCAAGGTAAAATGATTCAACGTGATGTCAATATGTTTCCTTATTATAATGATGCAGAAGATGATTTTTTAACTTATATCGGACAGTTTTATCAAGAAGCTGCACACATGGTACCCAAAGAAATTTTAGTGCCCTCAGAAATTGATGCAGAGGCTGTTGAGGCAGTAACACAAACCAAAGTTCTCAAACCAAGCCGTGGAGAGAAGAAGCAACTTGTAGCAATGGCGACTAAGAATGCACGCACCCAGCTACAATTGAAATTTGACCTTCTCGAAAAAGACCTGATTAAAACTCAAGGTGCTATCGAAAATCTCGGGAAAATTCTCAACATTCCTACACCAGTTAGAATCGAATCGTTCGATAACTCTAACATAATGGGAACTTCACCCGTATCAGCAATGGTTGTCTTTATCAATGGCAAGCCTTCCAAGAAAGATTATCGGAAATACAAGATCAAAACTGTCGAAGGGGCAGATGATTATGCATCAATGCGTGAAGTGATTACGCGACGTTATAGTCGGGCTATGCGTGAAGGAACGGCTTTACCCGATTTGATTGCAATGGATGGTGGTGCTGGACAAGTCAATGCAGCTAAGGCTATTTTGAAAGAAATAGGTTTAGATATTCCTGTTGCAGGTATGGCTAAAAATGATAAACACCAAACCAGCGAGTTACTTTTTGGTGATCCTTTGGAAGTTGTACCGCTGAGTCGCCAATCGCAAGAATTCTTTCTCCTCCAACGTATTCAAGATGAAGTCCATCGCTTTGCGATTACTTTTCACCGGCAAGTTCGTGGGAAAAATACTTTTTCTTCAAAACTGGATGGTATTACAGGACTTGGACCCAAACGTAAGCAAAAATTAATGACGACCTTCAAGTCACTGAAAGCCATTTCTGAAGCTGATGTTGCTCAGGTCGCTGAAGCAGGCGTACCGTATGATGTCGCTGAACGGGTCAAGGAAGTTTTGAGCAAAGAAAATTAA
- the mutY gene encoding A/G-specific adenine glycosylase, which translates to MNKTEIEKFQQDLLGWYNIHKKPLPWRKNTEAYSVWISEIMSQQTQVETVMPYYLRFMEKYPKIEDLAAADDDELLKLWEGLGYYSRARNLKIAAQQVMTEFQGQFPDALKDIQSLQGIGPYTAAAIASISFGLPEPAIDGNLMRVTSRLFEIDADISKAASRKIFDEKLRELISEEHPGDFNQALMDIGSMVCTPKIAKCEICPLAAYCQARPKGTQLKYPVKSKKIKQQHIYYNAYALKNTQGEYYLQRRPTTGLLANMWTFPMQEISKEDFDNETLLLPTDLPDSVSRMIKVGEITHVFSHLKWFVQIIECIPEENFSVQEEKLDENQLWVKLTDLSKVALPTPQVKMFKFFKD; encoded by the coding sequence ATGAATAAAACCGAAATAGAAAAGTTCCAGCAGGATTTATTAGGATGGTACAATATCCATAAAAAGCCTTTGCCATGGCGGAAAAACACCGAGGCTTATTCTGTTTGGATTTCTGAAATTATGTCTCAACAAACACAGGTTGAAACAGTTATGCCCTATTATCTGCGCTTTATGGAAAAGTATCCTAAGATTGAGGATTTGGCGGCAGCAGATGATGATGAGCTTCTAAAACTTTGGGAAGGTTTGGGTTATTACTCGCGCGCACGTAATTTAAAAATTGCTGCTCAGCAAGTCATGACAGAATTTCAAGGACAATTTCCTGATGCATTAAAAGATATTCAAAGTTTGCAGGGAATTGGCCCTTATACAGCAGCCGCTATTGCTTCAATTTCTTTTGGCTTACCCGAACCCGCCATTGATGGTAATTTGATGCGCGTGACGAGTCGATTATTTGAGATTGATGCAGATATTTCTAAGGCTGCTTCTCGGAAAATATTTGATGAAAAGCTAAGAGAGCTTATTTCGGAAGAACATCCAGGAGATTTTAACCAAGCACTCATGGACATTGGTTCTATGGTTTGCACCCCCAAAATTGCCAAATGCGAGATCTGTCCATTAGCTGCCTATTGTCAAGCCAGACCTAAAGGTACTCAACTGAAGTATCCTGTCAAAAGTAAAAAGATTAAGCAGCAGCACATTTACTACAATGCTTATGCGTTAAAAAATACACAAGGCGAATACTATCTCCAAAGACGTCCGACCACAGGCCTACTTGCGAATATGTGGACTTTTCCGATGCAGGAAATTTCCAAGGAAGACTTTGATAATGAGACATTATTATTGCCAACCGATCTGCCAGACAGTGTCTCACGTATGATTAAAGTTGGAGAAATTACACATGTTTTTTCTCACTTGAAGTGGTTTGTTCAAATTATTGAATGTATCCCTGAGGAAAACTTTAGTGTTCAAGAAGAAAAACTGGATGAAAATCAACTTTGGGTAAAATTGACGGACCTTTCAAAAGTCGCTCTACCTACGCCACAAGTCAAAATGTTTAAGTTTTTCAAAGATTAG
- the pepV gene encoding dipeptidase PepV — protein sequence MTTIDFTAEVEKRKDAMLEDLFELLRIDSAMDMDNADKENPFGPGPRKALDKFLELAERDGYQTKNYDNYVGHFEYGEGDEVLGIFGHLDVVPAGSGWDSNPFEPEIRNGNLYARGASDDKGPTMACYYGLKILKDLGVPLSKKIRFIVGTNEETGWKDMDYYFEHCELPLPDFGFSPDAEFPIINGEKGNVTEYLHFDGKNAGAVVLHSFKAGLAENMVPESATAVISGATDLQAKLEAFVAENADKNLRFDLEEADGKATVTVYGKSAHGAMPFKGINGATYLAKFLNQFDFEAGAAAYIKLAAETLIDDHEGEKLGTAYNDDLMGATSMNAGVWNFDENGEGTIALNFRFPQGTDQHKIKAVLEALEGVKEVTMNDHVMEPHYVPMEDELVSTLISVYEKHTGLKGYETVIGGGTFGRLLKRGVAYGAMFEGEEDTMHQANEYKPLDALFKSAVIYAEAIYELAK from the coding sequence ATGACAACTATTGATTTTACTGCAGAAGTAGAAAAGCGCAAAGACGCAATGCTCGAAGATTTGTTTGAACTTCTTCGTATCGATTCAGCAATGGACATGGACAATGCGGACAAAGAAAACCCATTTGGCCCTGGACCTCGTAAAGCCCTTGACAAATTCTTGGAATTGGCTGAACGTGATGGCTACCAAACTAAAAACTATGATAACTATGTAGGTCACTTTGAATACGGAGAAGGCGATGAAGTTTTAGGTATCTTCGGTCACTTGGACGTTGTTCCTGCTGGTTCTGGTTGGGATTCAAACCCATTTGAACCTGAAATCCGTAACGGCAACCTTTACGCACGTGGTGCTTCAGACGATAAAGGCCCAACTATGGCTTGTTACTATGGTTTGAAAATCTTGAAAGACCTTGGTGTGCCATTGTCTAAAAAAATCCGTTTCATCGTTGGTACAAACGAAGAAACAGGTTGGAAAGATATGGATTACTACTTTGAACACTGTGAATTGCCATTGCCAGATTTCGGATTCTCACCAGATGCTGAATTCCCAATCATCAATGGTGAAAAAGGTAACGTTACAGAATACCTTCACTTTGACGGAAAAAATGCTGGCGCTGTAGTACTCCACTCTTTCAAAGCTGGTTTGGCTGAAAACATGGTTCCTGAATCTGCAACTGCAGTAATCTCAGGTGCGACAGATCTCCAAGCAAAATTGGAAGCTTTTGTGGCTGAAAATGCAGACAAAAACTTGCGTTTTGACCTTGAAGAAGCTGACGGTAAAGCAACAGTAACAGTTTATGGTAAATCTGCACACGGTGCAATGCCATTTAAAGGAATTAACGGTGCAACTTACCTTGCTAAATTCCTTAACCAATTTGACTTTGAAGCTGGTGCAGCTGCATACATCAAACTTGCTGCTGAAACATTGATCGATGACCACGAAGGCGAAAAATTAGGCACAGCCTACAATGATGACCTTATGGGCGCAACTTCAATGAATGCTGGTGTTTGGAACTTTGATGAAAATGGTGAAGGTACAATTGCATTGAACTTCCGTTTCCCACAAGGTACTGACCAACATAAAATCAAAGCAGTTCTTGAAGCGCTTGAAGGCGTAAAAGAAGTAACAATGAACGATCACGTGATGGAACCTCACTATGTACCAATGGAAGATGAACTTGTTTCTACATTGATCAGCGTTTACGAAAAACACACTGGCCTTAAAGGTTACGAAACAGTAATCGGTGGTGGTACATTCGGTCGTCTCCTTAAACGTGGTGTTGCTTATGGCGCAATGTTTGAAGGTGAAGAAGATACAATGCACCAAGCAAATGAGTACAAACCATTGGATGCACTCTTCAAATCAGCAGTTATCTATGCTGAAGCAATTTACGAATTGGCTAAATAA
- a CDS encoding DUF871 domain-containing protein, whose amino-acid sequence MFGFSIFMNEDLSEKDIQYIKKMKQAGFKGIFTSMHIPEDDAQAYKKRLEKLGACAKANQLELMVDISGEALERAGYSFDHLEELIHHGVTGLRMDYHIDNEQIAKASHKIKISLNASTLVEDEIEELRRMEANFAHLEACHNYYPRPETGLDREYFLKQNQWLQKYGLKRVAFVAGDAQKRLPLRLGLPTLENHRDRHPLAAALELLKDDTDEVYIGDGDLAATTIDQFENYLQWDKIVLHVENNASAYFTSVLGEHDNRNDQSPGLIRSANARFKKVEQIHKEHTEKRNKGAVTLDNELYGRYMGETQVCKKALPAHPNINVVAYVIEKDRDLLDVIYSKQKFELKEKEIK is encoded by the coding sequence ATGTTTGGCTTTTCAATTTTTATGAATGAAGATCTTTCTGAAAAAGATATTCAGTATATAAAAAAAATGAAACAGGCAGGATTCAAAGGGATATTTACTTCGATGCATATTCCGGAAGATGATGCTCAAGCGTATAAAAAACGCTTAGAAAAATTAGGTGCTTGTGCTAAAGCAAACCAATTGGAACTGATGGTAGATATTTCAGGGGAAGCCTTGGAACGTGCAGGTTACTCATTTGATCATTTAGAAGAACTTATTCATCATGGTGTCACAGGTTTACGGATGGATTATCATATTGACAATGAACAGATTGCCAAAGCCAGCCATAAAATAAAGATTAGTTTAAATGCCAGCACATTGGTAGAGGATGAGATTGAGGAACTAAGGAGAATGGAGGCTAATTTTGCTCATTTAGAAGCTTGTCACAACTACTATCCGCGTCCCGAAACTGGTCTGGATAGGGAATATTTTCTCAAGCAGAATCAATGGTTGCAAAAATATGGTCTTAAGCGCGTTGCTTTTGTTGCTGGCGATGCTCAGAAACGTTTACCTTTAAGACTTGGACTTCCGACACTCGAAAACCATCGTGATAGACATCCGTTGGCTGCGGCTCTTGAATTATTAAAGGATGATACGGATGAAGTGTACATTGGAGATGGTGATTTAGCAGCAACAACAATTGATCAGTTTGAAAATTATCTGCAGTGGGATAAAATAGTTTTACATGTAGAAAATAATGCTTCAGCTTATTTTACTTCAGTCTTAGGAGAGCATGACAATAGGAATGATCAATCTCCTGGACTGATCAGAAGTGCAAATGCCCGCTTTAAGAAGGTAGAACAGATCCACAAAGAACACACAGAAAAGCGTAACAAAGGTGCTGTAACACTGGATAATGAACTGTATGGACGTTATATGGGCGAAACACAAGTATGTAAAAAAGCACTTCCAGCTCACCCTAATATTAACGTTGTAGCATATGTTATTGAAAAAGACAGAGACTTACTTGATGTGATTTACTCAAAACAAAAGTTTGAATTAAAAGAAAAGGAAATAAAATGA
- the murQ gene encoding N-acetylmuramic acid 6-phosphate etherase: MNLEKLTTERRNEETFGLDEMSVSTALEKMNKEDKKVAEAVEKALPMIEPVIEKTIESFNHGGRLIYLGAGTSGRLGVLDAAECVPTFGVEASMVVGLIAGGEKAMTLAVEGAEDDLELGKQDLIDLQLTKNDMLIGIAASGRTPYVIGALDYAKSIGAHTGSLACNMNAEISQHADFPIEVDCGAEFLTGSTRLKSGTAQKLILNMISTIAMIGIGKVYNNLMVDVRPTNEKLVERSKRIIMQATECDYQTAEKTFIQAEEDVKLAIVMILTNSAKDEAQEKLVQAKGFIKNTLS, from the coding sequence ATGAATTTAGAAAAATTAACAACAGAGCGACGTAACGAAGAAACTTTTGGATTGGACGAAATGTCGGTCTCAACTGCTCTCGAAAAAATGAATAAGGAAGATAAAAAAGTTGCAGAAGCTGTAGAAAAAGCACTTCCGATGATTGAACCTGTGATTGAAAAAACGATTGAAAGTTTCAATCATGGTGGCCGACTTATTTATCTCGGTGCGGGGACAAGCGGACGTTTGGGCGTACTTGATGCTGCAGAGTGTGTCCCGACGTTTGGAGTTGAGGCAAGTATGGTTGTGGGTCTCATTGCTGGAGGCGAGAAAGCTATGACGCTCGCTGTGGAAGGTGCAGAGGATGACCTTGAGCTTGGCAAACAAGACTTGATTGATCTTCAATTAACCAAAAATGACATGCTGATTGGTATTGCAGCAAGTGGACGTACCCCTTATGTGATTGGCGCTCTTGATTATGCGAAGAGTATTGGGGCACACACAGGTTCTCTAGCGTGTAATATGAATGCTGAAATTAGCCAACATGCTGACTTCCCTATCGAAGTGGACTGTGGCGCTGAATTTTTGACAGGTTCAACCCGCCTCAAATCAGGTACAGCACAAAAATTAATTTTGAATATGATTTCGACAATAGCGATGATTGGTATTGGAAAAGTCTACAACAACTTAATGGTTGATGTGCGTCCGACAAATGAGAAATTAGTGGAACGTAGCAAACGTATCATTATGCAAGCTACAGAATGTGATTATCAGACAGCAGAAAAGACTTTTATCCAAGCGGAAGAAGATGTCAAACTGGCGATTGTCATGATCTTAACCAATAGCGCAAAAGATGAGGCGCAAGAAAAACTCGTACAGGCAAAAGGATTCATTAAAAATACATTGAGCTAA